From Clarias gariepinus isolate MV-2021 ecotype Netherlands chromosome 2, CGAR_prim_01v2, whole genome shotgun sequence, one genomic window encodes:
- the LOC128543242 gene encoding histone H2B-like, protein MPEPAKTAPKKGSKKAVTKTAGKGGKKRRKSRKESYAIYVYKVLKQVHPDTGISSKAMGIMNSFVNDIFERIAGESSRLAHYNKRSTITSREIQTAVRLLLPGELAKHAVSEGTKAVTKYTSSK, encoded by the coding sequence ATGCCTGAGCCAGCCAAGACTGCTCCCAAGAAGGGCTCGAAGAAAGCCGTGACCAAGACCGCCGGCAAAGGAGGCAAGAAGCGCAGAAAGTCCAGGAAGGAGAGCTACGCCATTTACGTGTACAAAGTCCTGAAGCAGGTTCACCCCGACACCGGCATTTCGTCCAAGGCGATGGGAATTATGAATTCGTTCGTTAACGACATCTTCGAGCGTATTGCGGGTGAGTCCTCTCGTCTGGCTCACTACAACAAACGCTCCACCATCACTTCCAGGGAGATCCAGACCGCCGTGCGCCTGTTGCTGCCCGGTGAGTTGGCCAAGCACGCCGTGTCCGAGGGCACCAAGGCCGTGACTAAATACACCAGCTCCAAGTAA